A genomic segment from Astyanax mexicanus isolate ESR-SI-001 unplaced genomic scaffold, AstMex3_surface scaffold_31, whole genome shotgun sequence encodes:
- the LOC125788836 gene encoding uncharacterized protein LOC125788836, with product MLLKVRYHGTKKYIRLPSDFTYLDFISEVKNKFGIPSASELYIFDESNTAVEEDILLELMEANPDLCLTVCDGESDEDQSASSSLTDTLSPSSDNDLFSQRSRNRPVHNFRDGSPPTTVFSEAKAAKEVVENALVIKPGGQDVLEEYKADKSLNHRTRRQLVNILASHMTEMHGRIPSRKQKEKYALGIITLFPSLKDPFSPKGYVSLKKELTFRNYTQELAELTLRCSCSVFQSCCSIDEHLRGREGKQPYILAVGRAQKRVDTFYIIVDKQLIPCQATRSLGAFDELFKSHYVFNLSYDGSLVHFYTFVQTTVYSIDITTTNESPRVREFRAKLFN from the exons ATGTTGCTGAAGGTGAGATACCATGGTACCAAGAAGTATATCCGATTGCCCTCTGATTTCACCTATTTGGATTTTATCAGTGAAG TCAAAAACAAGTTTGGGATTCCCAGTGCATCCGAATTGTACATTTTTGATGAAAGTAACACAGCCGTGGAGGAAGACATCCTTCTTGAACTGATGGAGGCCAATCCTGACTTATGTCTGACAGTATGCGACGGCGAGTCTGATGAAG ATCAATCAGCATCATCTTCCCTCACGGATACCTTGTCACCTTCAAGTGACAATGATCTCTTCAGTCAACGCTCCAGAAACAGACCTGTTCATAACTTCAGAGATGGGAGCCCACCAACCACAGTGTTTTCTGAGGCTAAGGCTGCAAAAGAG GTGGTAGAAAATGCCTTGGTTATAAAACCTGGAGGTCAGGATGTCCTTGAAGAGTACAAGGCAGATAAATCCCTGAATCATCGAACCCGGAGACAGCTTGTCAACATATTGGCTAGCCACATGACTGAGATGCATGG GAGGATTCCATCCCGTAAACAGAAGGAGAAGTATGCCCTGGGGATCATTACGCTCTTTCCTTCACTGAAAGATCCTTTTTCTCCAAAGGGCTATgtaagtttaaaaaaagaacttACTTTCAGAAATTATACACAggaa TTAGCAGAACTAACCCTAAGGTGTTCATGTTCTGTTTTTCAGTCATGCTGCAGCATTGATGAACATCTGCGAGGAAGAGAGGGCAAACAACCTTACATCCTTGCTGTTGGCCGGGCTCAGAAGAGGGTCGACACATTCTACATCATTGTGGACAAGCAGCTGATCCCCTGCCAAGCCACCAGATCCTTGGGTGCCTTTGATGAGCTCTTCAAGTCTCACTATGTGTTCAATCTTTCTTATGATGGTTCCCTGGTCCATTTCTACACATTTGTGCAGACAACAGTCTACAGCATTGACATCACAACAACAAACGAGTCTCCAAGAGTTCGTGAGTTTCGGGCAAAGCTTTTCAACTag